The DNA window ACGGCATGGCCGGCTTAGCCGGCCATGGAATAGCAGCACGACCCCTGACGACCCGCAAAATAATGCGGGCGCTGTTCGGACAAAACGCCATTTTGGAGAAAACGCCATGGATGCCATCGAGACGCTGACCGTTGCACCGCTACTTCCCCTGCCTGACCGATGGCAGGTTCCACGTCAGGCGGCTCTGCTGCAGGAGGCCCGCGCCGCCGAGCTCAGCGGAGGCCCCGATGGCTATTGGGATTGGGCCGGCCGTCGCCTGCGATGGCAGCGCCCGTGGGAAGCGCTGCGAGAGGGTGCGCTGGGAGATATCCGCTACTATGCCGGCGGTCGGCTCAATGTCGCCGACAACTGCGTCGACCGGCATGCGGAAGACCCGGCCCGTGCCGACCGGCACGCCATCATCTGGGAAGGCGAACCCGGCGACGTGCGGCGCCTGACATATCGCGAACTGCGCGATGAGATCGGCCGCTGCGCAAACGCCCTGAAATCGCTCGGCGTGCGCCGCGGCGAGGTCGTTGCCATCCACCTGCCGAACCTGCCGGAGGCGTTCATCGCCATCCACGCCTGCAACCGAATCGGCGCGATTCATACCGTGCTGTTCAGCGGTTTTGCGCCGGACGCGATCCGCCTGCGCCTGCTGGCCTCGCGGGCCGTCGTCGTCATCACCGCGGACGGTTCCTATCGCCGCGGCCGCACCGCTCCGCTGCTCGCCAACCTCCGCGAGGCGCGCCAGTCGGTTCCTCAACTGCGCCACACGGTGGTGATCAACCGTACTGGCGCGGAGCCGAACCTGCAGCTGAGCGAAAGTGGATGGACCACGCTGCTGGACTCGATGGCTACTGAGTGTCCGTGCGAAATGATGGAGGCGAACGAGCCTGCTTTCCTGATCTTTACTTCGGGAACCGAGAACAAGCCCAAGGGGGTCGTGCACAGTACGGCCGGCTTCCTGGTCGGCACCTGGGCCAATGTGCAGTGGCAGGTCGGGCCAGAGCAGGACGACATTTACTGGTGCGCCGCGGACGTCGGCTGGCTGACGTTTCCGATCCAGGCCATCACCGGCGGCTTGGCGCACGGCATCACCTTGTTCTGCTACGAAGGCGCGCTCGACTATCCGGAGCAGACGCGGATCCTGGACAGCGCCAAGCGGCACGGCGTCACCAAGATTCTCGTCGCGCCCACCGGACTGCGCATGCTGCGCGCGGCGGGCGACGACGTCGTCAACAGCCGACGGCCGCAAGGCCTGCGCCTGATCACGACGCAGGGCGAGCCGCTCGATCCCGAGACCGCCGAATGGACCCAGCGCATGTTTGACGTGCCGTTGGTCAATGCCTACGGACAGACTGAAACCGGATCGACCTGGACCTATCCGGTCTACGGCGTGGATGCTCTCAAGCCGGGGAGTTGCGGGACCCCGGTCCCCGGCCACGCCTGTCTCGTCGTCGATGACGCGGGCGAGCCCGTCCCTGCCGGAACGCGCGGCAACCTGGTGCTGACCACGCCTTTCCCGACGCTGGCGCGAACGATCTGGGACGATGCCGAGCGCTACCAGACCGCCTATTTCACGCGCTTCAAAGGCAGATATGCCACGTCCGACGAAGCTGTGATCGACACGGACGGACAGATCTGGGTGCTCGGCCGAACCGACGATGTCATCAACGTCGCGGCTCACCGTATCAGCACCATGGAAATCGAAAGCGCGGCCGCAAGCGAACCAGGAGCCGCGGAAGTCGCGGTCATCGGCATCCGCGATGCCGTGCGAGGCACCGTGCCGGTCGCATTCGTGACGCTGCGTCCCGGTGCGGATCCGGCATCGGTGCGGAAGGGTGTCTCCGCCGCCGTCGAACGCGGGATCGGAGGCATTGCGCGGCTCGGTCAGGTCTATATCTCGGCAGCCCTGCCCAAAACGCGTGCCGGCAAAATCATGCGGCGCCTGTTGCGTGAAGCCGCCGAGACCGGCACGGTGCGGGGCGACATCACCGGCCTCGACGATCCGGCGGCGTTGCAGGCAGTATTGGCTGCGGTGAATGCCGCCTGACTCTGGTTTTTCTTGTGCTTGTACAGTCTCTCGGAGATAGGACGCCGCACCCCTCCTTCAAAACTCGGGCGAGCCCATGCGATCTCTTCTTTTTGTCCCCGCAGATTCCGAGAAGAAGCTCTCGAAGGTGCTTGCTGCCGGCGCCGACGCGCTGATCCTCGACCTGGAAGATTCGGTTGCACACGGCAATAAGCCGCTCGCACGGGATCTGGCGCGGGCATTTCTCGAAAGCCACGCGTCGAAGGCCGATCGTCCGCTTCTCATCGTGCGCGTCAATGCGCTCGACTCGCACATGGTCAACGCCGATCTCGACGCCGTGGTCGCAGCAAGCCCGGATGCGATCATGCTGCCCAAAAGCGAAAGCGGTGTGGACGTGGCCGGTCTTGCCGAGAAACTCACGAGCCGGGAAGCCAATCATGGAATGACCGACGGGCATATCAAGATCATGGTCGTCGCGACGGAGACTGCCAAGGCCGTGTTCAACCTCGGCTCCTATCAACGTGTGAGCCCGCGACTGAACGCCCTGACCTGGGGAGCGGAAGATCTTTCCGCCGACGTCGGCTCGGAGACCAACCGGAACGACAAGGGACATTATACCGAGCCATTTCGGCTCGTTCGTTCGCTCTGCCTGTTCGGAGCCGTCGCAGCGGGCGTCGATCCGATCGACGCGGTTTTTCCGGCCTTTGGTGATCTCGAGGGTTTACGCCGCGAATGCGAGGAAGCCCGCAGGGACGGCTTCACGGGAAAGATGGCGATACATCCGGCTCAGGTTCCCATTATCAACGACGTCTTTTCTCCGACCGAAGCGGCCATCGCGGCGGCGCGCGCCGTGGTCGATGCGTTCGCGGCCGCTCCGTCTGCCGGCGTCATCAATCTTAAAGGCGAGATGCTCGACCGGCCGCATCTCACGCGAGCCGAGCGTCTGCTGAAGCGCATCAGGTAGACCCAGGACTTCGGAGCGCCCGGAAGTCCCGTTTCCGCCGACGATCACTATTCATATTCCGAAGCGGGCGATGGCGAACGAAATTGCGGAAATGATGGGCAAGCTCGGATTCTCGAAATTCGAGATCGTCGGACACGATCGGGGCGCTCGCGTGCGGGGGAGTGACCTGAACGTAGGGCGAAGGCCGCTTTGCGCCAAACGCCGCCATTCAACAACTGATAAGCTAAGGTTTGGCTACTAAATGAGTTTGGCTAGTAAATGAGAAGGAGATCTGATGTGAGAATTCTGACGGTTCTGTTGGCGTGGATCATCACACTGCTGCTTGTGACGTCCAACCTCGCGCTCGCAGCGCCTTATCCCACACGTTACCTGACATTGATTGTTCCCGTGCCTGTCGGTGGTGCGGGTGACTTCGTAGGAAGACTTGTTGCGGAACGATTGTCCAATGCGCTCGGAGAAAGGGTCATCGTGGACAATCGCGGCGGCGCCTCGGGCACCATCGCAGCCATGGCTGTCGCTCGCGCCGCGCCTGACGGTTACACCCTTCTGCTTTCATCGAGCACGACTCACGCTACCGCGCCGGCTGCGTTCAAGGCTCTGCCCTACGACCCGATCAAGGATTTCACACACTTTGGGCTAATTGCGACCGCTCCGGCAGTCCTGAGCATCAATGCCGCGCTTCCGCCGAAGTCCCTCGTCGAACTTGTCGATTACGCCAAGCGCAATCCAGACCAATTGAATTATGGATCGTCGGGAGTCGGCGCTCCGGGCCAATTCTGGGGCGAGATGTTCAAGACCGCGTCCAAAGTTCGTATGGTCCACGTGCCTTACAAAGGCACGGCTCCGGCCATGCTCGACCTCGTCTCGGGCCAGATTCACGTTATCCTCGACGGACTTCCGTCGCAACTTTCCAACATTCAGGCCGGCACGATCCGACCGCTGGCGGCGATGAGCACCGCCCGTTTGCCGATGTTGCCTGACGTCCCAACGATGGCAGAAGCAGGCTACCCGACCGTTCTTGGCGGCTTGTGGTTTGGTTTGTCAGGACCAGCCGGCCTTCCCAAGGATGTAGTCGACCGCTTGAGCACTGAGCTCGCGAAAATCAACGCTGACCCGACGTTTCAGGATAAGCTGCAATTGTTTGGGATTATCAGCACGCCACTGCGCAACGACGACTACGTGAAATTTATCCAAGGCGAAATCTCCAGATACGGCAAGATCGCACTTGAGACCGATATCTCAATCAATTAATCCACACAAAATTGCGAGCTTACACCACGGGAGCCAAGAATGCGTCGGCTTGTCCTGATTGCCCTGCTTGCATTCTTCGCTACACCGATCAAAGCCGAGACTTGGCCGAGCCGGCCGCTAACAATGGTGGTGCCGTTTGCGGCTGGTGGACCGATGGACGCGGTTGCGCGGATTCTGCAATCTGCTTTGAGCGACGCCTTGCAGCAGCAGGTGATTGTCGAGAACGTCGGCGGGGCCGGCGGCATGATTGGCGCCGCCCGGGTCGCCAAGTCGGTGCCAGACGGATATCAGTTCGTGCTCGGCAACGTCGGCACGCAGGCCGTCACCCAAACGCTCTATAAGACTCCCTTTTACAATTCGATAACTGATTTCACTCCGGTCGTGCTAATTGCAGATCTGTCGCTGGTGATGGTGGCGCGCAAGGACTTGCCTGTAAACAATTTACGGGAATTCATTGCCTACGCGAAGACCAACCAGAAGACGATGCAATTTGCTTCGGCAGGCGCAGGCTCCGCCACCCATCTCGGCTGCGCATTGATCAACGCGCGAATCGGCGTCGATGTCACCCATGTCCCATATCGTGGCGGCGCGCCGGCGATGCAGGATCTGGTAGCCCAGCGAGTCGACTATCTGTGCATCGATACACCGGCCGCGATTCCTCAAATTGAAAGCGGAGCGATCAAGCCGATTGCCATACTCAGCCATGGGCACTCGCCGAGCTTGCCAAATCTGGCGTCGGCGCATGAGCAGGGATTGACTGATTTCGAGGCATCCAACTGGAGCGCCCTCTTCCTGCCCAGGGACACGCCCGCATTTATTGTTCAAACGTTGCACGACGCCACTGTCGCGGCCATGAACGATCCGACAGTGCAAAGACGCTTCAAGGAAAACGGCATTGATCTCGTCGCTGACGAGCGGCGATCATCTACCTATCTCGCGCAGTTCGTCATCGACGAAATCGCCAAGTGGGCCGGGCCGATTAAGTCCTCTGGCTTAGCTTTGGAATAGATTCGAAATGGCGGCACTGGACGCATGTCGCCTACAGGCTAATGAGGCCGCGCCTATTGTGCCTCGAAGGCCAAAAAGATTTTTCGCCAGTGAAAACTCCCTCACAACCACTGTTTTTGGAGACCGACGTGAAGATCAGACTCATGGAGAACTTCCGGGCAATCTTCTATGCGCCGTATTACGCCGCTCACAGGCTCGGCTTCTACGCGAACGAGGGCGTCGATGTCGAATTGGTTTCAAGCGACGCACCGGGCGATGCAATTGCGCATCTTACAAATGGCACGATTGATCTGACCTGGGGCGGCCCGATGCGCGTAATGACGGCGCACGATCGGGACGATCAGAGCCCCCTGGTCTGCTTTGGCGAGGTTGTTTCGCGGGACCCGTTTTTTCTAATTGGCAATTTCAAGCGATTTAAGCTTTCGGACCTTGCGCACCTGCGTTTCGCTGCTGTCTCGGAGGTACCGACACCTTGGATGTGCCTACAGCACGATTTGCGCGAAGCCGATATTAACCCTGCAATGATCGCAAAAACTTCTGATCGAACAATGCCAGATAATTACGCCTCGCTGCGCGAGGGGCGGCTTGATGTGATGCAAGCGTTCGAGCCGTTTGCCTCACGGGCCGAAATGGATCGAGCCGGCGAAATACTGTATGCAGCAAGTTCACGGGGGCCAACCGTCTACACTGCCTTTATCGCAACTCGGAGCAAAGTCGCGGTACACCGTGACGCATTTGTCGCAATGACGCACGCGCTTGCAAAAATGGAACAGTGGCTCTACGCCCACAGCGGAAAAGAGCTCGCTGAGGTCGTCGCCTCCTTTTTTTCGCATGTGCAGCAGGAACTACTCGTTCGTTCTCTGCAGCGCTATCTCGATGCCGGCCTATGGGCGCGCGATCCTGCGATGTCGAAACAAGGGTTTGAACGCCTCGGGTCGAGCTTCCTTTCGGGTGGCTCCTTAAAGCGTCCACCGGTTTTTGAACATTGTGTCGATGCACGTCTGGCTTAACCGGCCTCGACGGGTTGCGGAATCGAGAACAATCGCTCTTATTGCGTGTTCCGCGCAAGTGTCGGTAATTTACTCTTGCCAAAGGAAACGGGCGGCCACTTAATCGCATGATATTGGCCATCGGGGGAATTGTATCGGATGCAGACAGTCGTCGACTTGCTATGCCAGATGATTGCGATTGATTCGCAAAGCTCGGTCTCCAATGTCCCGCTTGCGAATTTCATGCAATCGCAACTCGAACACTGGAACATCGAGCGCATCGACTACGTTGATCGCGAAGGCATCGCTAAGACAAACATCGTCGCCGCTGATCCCGAAAGCACATCACCCCTCGCCTTTGCCGGGCATCTCGATACGGTCTCGGCTACCGGCTGGGACACGGACCCATTTCGAGCCACGATCGCGCAAGACCGGCTGACCGGGCTTGGTGCGGCCGACATGAAAGGGCCCATCGCTGCCTTTCTTTCGGCAGCTCGGCGAATGGATCCCCGGCTGCGCCCAAAAATCGTGCTCACGGCCGATGAAGAAGTGACCAAACAGGGCGTCCGCGAGGTGGTCGCGAAAAGCCGGCTGCTGCGTGACGGTACGCCCAAATGTTTCATTGTCTGCGAGCCAACAAGCCTCGATGTCGTGCGCGGCCACCGCGTCGACGTCCAATTCGTGGTACATTCCCATGGGCGCCAGGCCCATTCCTCGACCGGGCTAGGCTTGAATGCCAACCTGCAGCTGGTGCCCTTTCTCGCGGATATCCGCGACCTGCACCTTCGCCTGAGGCGCGACGTCGCGCTTCATGACATCCAGTATGATCCGCCGTTTTGCGATCTCAACTTCGTCATCGACAATTACGGCGCGTTTCCCAACGTGACTGTCGGGCTCGCCACCTGCCGCATCAAGTTCCGGTACTCGAAATCGATCGACCCGCGTCCGGTCGTCGAGGAAATCCGGCGTGCCGCGGGCGCTCACGGGCTCGACATCGAGGTGCGGCCGGAAGCGCCGCCGCCCGAGCTTCCAGCCGATGCGCCTCTGGTGCGCGCCATGGAAAGAACCATCGGCCGCAAGGCTCGCGTCATGGGGATAGGGACCGAAGCCTCCGAGTACAGCCGCATGGCGCCGTCGTTGATCCTAGGTCCCGGTAGTATCGACGTTGCTCACAAGCCCGCGGAGAGTATCAGCATCAGGGAGCTCCAGGAGGCTGTTGGCATCTATGAGCGGATTGCAAGGGAGCTTCCCGCATTGCTGTGAGGACAGGGCTGCGATCATGCCGCTAGATCCCGCTTCAGCTGGATTGAAGCAGAATCTAGCGCCATCTTGTTCGAGCATGGCCTTCGGCAGCCCGGCAATCATTCGGCTAAGGCTTTATACCCGTGATAGACTTGCTGATGGCTCGGGGATCTCGCATCGGCCAGCGGCCGCTGTCCACCTGCGAAAGAAATTCCCCGACGATCCGGTTATATTCGTCCGGCTCCTCGATGTTGATCGCATGACCTGCATTTGGAATAATCGAAAGCGCCGCGGAAGGTATCGATTGTTTCATTAGAACGCCGGGAAGCAAACACGGCCAATCTTCATCGCCCGAAATGACAAGTGTGGGTACCGTCATTTTCTTCATTTCCTCAACCAGAGAATAGAGCGACGGCCGCTCCTTCTGAACACCCGCCTGAGTGTTCGCCGAACCGACGGCTGAATGCTCCGACAGGATCTGCTTGAATTCGGCAAAACCACGTGGATCCTTATTTTCGAATTGCACCCGGGTTGGTCCGTATGCATACCGCTCGGAAAAGGCCTGCATTCCCGATGATCTAATAAAATTGGCTATAGTGTCGGCCTCGGAGCGGAAGGTCTCCCGCGTTTCCAGCTCTGCTCCATACCCACATCCGCCAACGCATAAGGACTGCGCCCGATCGTGATGACGAAGGCCGAAGTGGAGCGTCGCAAAACCTCCCATAGAAAGCCCTACAATATGAGCTTTCTCTTCGGCGATGTGGTCGAGTACGGACAGGACGTCATCCGCCGCGCGAGCCTGCGAATAAGACGCCGGGCCCTCCGGAACATCGGACGGGGGAAAACCGCGCGCATTGAATGCGATCACACGGTATCGTTTCCCGAAATGACGTAGCTGCGGTTCAAAACTCCGAAGATCCCCGGCAAACTCATGTACCAGAATTAGTGGTCGTCCGTTGCCGGTCTCCTCGTAGTAAAGGCGTACGCCATCGTCCGTTGTCGCATATGGCATTTTTGATTATCCCCTTGCGGTTTTTTACAGGATTGTGAGGGTGCTGGACCGCTCAAACAAGTACCTGACGGTCCTTCAAAACTACTTTCCCGTCAATCTCCACGATTGGATGCCAGACACCAGATCGACATGGCCGACTGCTCTATCGTGCTGCCGAACGCGATTCCATTTCCGATGCTAAGATGAAGCGCGAACGCCGGCTTTGCGCCAGAAGCGGCCGTTCAAAAATCGGCCTCGCCAAATTTCGGCCCGACGAACAAAGTCAACGCACTCTCGAGACATCGAACCCCGCTGACACTGAAGGGCGCTCGGTT is part of the Bradyrhizobium erythrophlei genome and encodes:
- a CDS encoding alpha/beta fold hydrolase, translating into MPYATTDDGVRLYYEETGNGRPLILVHEFAGDLRSFEPQLRHFGKRYRVIAFNARGFPPSDVPEGPASYSQARAADDVLSVLDHIAEEKAHIVGLSMGGFATLHFGLRHHDRAQSLCVGGCGYGAELETRETFRSEADTIANFIRSSGMQAFSERYAYGPTRVQFENKDPRGFAEFKQILSEHSAVGSANTQAGVQKERPSLYSLVEEMKKMTVPTLVISGDEDWPCLLPGVLMKQSIPSAALSIIPNAGHAINIEEPDEYNRIVGEFLSQVDSGRWPMRDPRAISKSITGIKP
- a CDS encoding ABC transporter substrate-binding protein, with the protein product MKIRLMENFRAIFYAPYYAAHRLGFYANEGVDVELVSSDAPGDAIAHLTNGTIDLTWGGPMRVMTAHDRDDQSPLVCFGEVVSRDPFFLIGNFKRFKLSDLAHLRFAAVSEVPTPWMCLQHDLREADINPAMIAKTSDRTMPDNYASLREGRLDVMQAFEPFASRAEMDRAGEILYAASSRGPTVYTAFIATRSKVAVHRDAFVAMTHALAKMEQWLYAHSGKELAEVVASFFSHVQQELLVRSLQRYLDAGLWARDPAMSKQGFERLGSSFLSGGSLKRPPVFEHCVDARLA
- a CDS encoding HpcH/HpaI aldolase/citrate lyase family protein; the encoded protein is MRSLLFVPADSEKKLSKVLAAGADALILDLEDSVAHGNKPLARDLARAFLESHASKADRPLLIVRVNALDSHMVNADLDAVVAASPDAIMLPKSESGVDVAGLAEKLTSREANHGMTDGHIKIMVVATETAKAVFNLGSYQRVSPRLNALTWGAEDLSADVGSETNRNDKGHYTEPFRLVRSLCLFGAVAAGVDPIDAVFPAFGDLEGLRRECEEARRDGFTGKMAIHPAQVPIINDVFSPTEAAIAAARAVVDAFAAAPSAGVINLKGEMLDRPHLTRAERLLKRIR
- a CDS encoding Bug family tripartite tricarboxylate transporter substrate binding protein encodes the protein MRILTVLLAWIITLLLVTSNLALAAPYPTRYLTLIVPVPVGGAGDFVGRLVAERLSNALGERVIVDNRGGASGTIAAMAVARAAPDGYTLLLSSSTTHATAPAAFKALPYDPIKDFTHFGLIATAPAVLSINAALPPKSLVELVDYAKRNPDQLNYGSSGVGAPGQFWGEMFKTASKVRMVHVPYKGTAPAMLDLVSGQIHVILDGLPSQLSNIQAGTIRPLAAMSTARLPMLPDVPTMAEAGYPTVLGGLWFGLSGPAGLPKDVVDRLSTELAKINADPTFQDKLQLFGIISTPLRNDDYVKFIQGEISRYGKIALETDISIN
- a CDS encoding AMP-binding protein, whose translation is MDAIETLTVAPLLPLPDRWQVPRQAALLQEARAAELSGGPDGYWDWAGRRLRWQRPWEALREGALGDIRYYAGGRLNVADNCVDRHAEDPARADRHAIIWEGEPGDVRRLTYRELRDEIGRCANALKSLGVRRGEVVAIHLPNLPEAFIAIHACNRIGAIHTVLFSGFAPDAIRLRLLASRAVVVITADGSYRRGRTAPLLANLREARQSVPQLRHTVVINRTGAEPNLQLSESGWTTLLDSMATECPCEMMEANEPAFLIFTSGTENKPKGVVHSTAGFLVGTWANVQWQVGPEQDDIYWCAADVGWLTFPIQAITGGLAHGITLFCYEGALDYPEQTRILDSAKRHGVTKILVAPTGLRMLRAAGDDVVNSRRPQGLRLITTQGEPLDPETAEWTQRMFDVPLVNAYGQTETGSTWTYPVYGVDALKPGSCGTPVPGHACLVVDDAGEPVPAGTRGNLVLTTPFPTLARTIWDDAERYQTAYFTRFKGRYATSDEAVIDTDGQIWVLGRTDDVINVAAHRISTMEIESAAASEPGAAEVAVIGIRDAVRGTVPVAFVTLRPGADPASVRKGVSAAVERGIGGIARLGQVYISAALPKTRAGKIMRRLLREAAETGTVRGDITGLDDPAALQAVLAAVNAA
- a CDS encoding M20/M25/M40 family metallo-hydrolase, with the protein product MQTVVDLLCQMIAIDSQSSVSNVPLANFMQSQLEHWNIERIDYVDREGIAKTNIVAADPESTSPLAFAGHLDTVSATGWDTDPFRATIAQDRLTGLGAADMKGPIAAFLSAARRMDPRLRPKIVLTADEEVTKQGVREVVAKSRLLRDGTPKCFIVCEPTSLDVVRGHRVDVQFVVHSHGRQAHSSTGLGLNANLQLVPFLADIRDLHLRLRRDVALHDIQYDPPFCDLNFVIDNYGAFPNVTVGLATCRIKFRYSKSIDPRPVVEEIRRAAGAHGLDIEVRPEAPPPELPADAPLVRAMERTIGRKARVMGIGTEASEYSRMAPSLILGPGSIDVAHKPAESISIRELQEAVGIYERIARELPALL
- a CDS encoding Bug family tripartite tricarboxylate transporter substrate binding protein translates to MRRLVLIALLAFFATPIKAETWPSRPLTMVVPFAAGGPMDAVARILQSALSDALQQQVIVENVGGAGGMIGAARVAKSVPDGYQFVLGNVGTQAVTQTLYKTPFYNSITDFTPVVLIADLSLVMVARKDLPVNNLREFIAYAKTNQKTMQFASAGAGSATHLGCALINARIGVDVTHVPYRGGAPAMQDLVAQRVDYLCIDTPAAIPQIESGAIKPIAILSHGHSPSLPNLASAHEQGLTDFEASNWSALFLPRDTPAFIVQTLHDATVAAMNDPTVQRRFKENGIDLVADERRSSTYLAQFVIDEIAKWAGPIKSSGLALE